From the genome of Ptychodera flava strain L36383 chromosome 22, AS_Pfla_20210202, whole genome shotgun sequence, one region includes:
- the LOC139123182 gene encoding very long chain fatty acid elongase 5-like — protein MARFTTHQVIVTFLGLKSAPLMMIYLLMVLLSKYYHRYTSPLSLKPILILYNLTCSLVSLYTLCGFIYGMYESNSVFQKQATPTLEHFFFIYFCTKTLELLDTVFMILRHRSRQISFLHVYHHASMLLLSDFSYNYCPWPAIAFGLSINSFVHVCLYLYYAQTAYDSTQAPSWKKNMTQLQIAQFLGGLVHNTMGYLYHGFCVYSFFYAFTMLYLFSNFYYHAFIKTPSKRKNKVDMNYESKNGKLE, from the exons ATGGCTCGGTTCACAACTCATCAAGTTATAGTCACATTCCTAGGTTTGAAATCAGCTCCGCTTATGATGATATATCTTCTGATGGTGTTGTTGTCAAAGTACTATCATAGGTATACATCGCCACTGTCACTCAAACCA atactgatcctgTACAATCTAACATGCAGTCTTGTAAGTCTCTACACATTATGTGGCTTCATCTATGGTATGTATGAATCCAACTCAGTGTTTCAAAAACAAGCGACGCCAACCTTGGAGCATTTCTTCTTTATCTATTTCTGTACAAAAACTCTGGAACTTCTGGATACTGTTTTCATGATTCTACGTCACAGAAGTCGTCAGATATCTTTCCTCCATGTTTATCATCACGCTAGCATGCTCCTATTGAGCGACTTTAGCTACAACTATTGTCCCTGGCCTGCTATCGCCTTTGGACTCTCCATAAACTCGTTTGTCCACGTTTGCCTCTACCTATACTACGCACAGACCGCCTACGACTCGACACAAGCACCATCATGGAAGAAAAACATGACACAGCTTCAGATTGCACAGTTTCTGGGCGGATTGGTTCACAACACCATGGGGTATTTGTACCATGGATTCTGCGTATACAGCTTCTTCTACGCATTCACTATGCTCTACctcttttcaaacttttattaCCATGCATTTATAAAAACACCCAGCAAAAGAAAGAACAAAGTAGATATGAATTATGAGTCAAAAAATGGTAAACTTGAATAA